A single genomic interval of Helianthus annuus cultivar XRQ/B chromosome 6, HanXRQr2.0-SUNRISE, whole genome shotgun sequence harbors:
- the LOC110928296 gene encoding glutathione S-transferase T3-like, which produces MSQLQQLQQYQALQQFMQRNTFEQLQSQSQPPVQLEDDDEEVVPESPPQELTRKKNKGKGKKVVEPETAEKPKRSGRPWTKVEEEALAMAYVKASTCPIVGNNQSGTSFWRKTTERFNAIMEHGPARDIESVSAKWRKMIKVVNAFNQIYNQIYLNPPSGSNEADILNLAIAKWDSENSTPFPHFRAWKVVSKEQKWKPIPNEVATAKRTKTSESGSYSAGGSTARCQIDINDDPEDDEDVLPVHESERPPGRDKAKKEAAAKRKVAGSSGGGGSSGGRGEKASSKMDDLISEFRSFKQFAAEKYSHKKNVSSDYARAEDFRIMRLDLDSVPEDEREVYRRMKEEVKKKWTS; this is translated from the exons AtgtctcaacttcaacaacttcaacAATATCAAGCGCTCCAACAATTCATGCAACGCAACACGTTTGAACAACTCCAATCGCAATCGCAACCCCCGGTTCaacttgaagatgatgatgaagaagtcgtCCCCGAATCACCACCGCAAGAGCTCACGCGAAAAAAAAACAAGGGGAAGGGAAAGAAGGTTGTTGAACCCGAAACCGCGGAAAAACCGAAACGAAGTGGGAGACCTTGGACGAAAGTAGAAGAGGAGGCGCTAGCTATGGCGTATGTTAAGGCTTCTACTTGCCCGATAGtcg gaaacaaccaatcgGGTACTAGTTTTTGGAGGAAGACAACGGAGAGGTTTAACGCGATTATGGAGCATGGTCCGGCTCGTGATATCGAATCCGTCTCGGCCAAGTGGCGAAAAATGATCAAGGTCGTCAACGCCTTTAATCAAATTTATAACCAAATTTACCTTAATCCTCCAAGCGGGAGTAACGAGGCGGACATTCTTAACCTTGCTATCGCCAAGTGGGACTCTGAAAATTCAACGCCTTTCCCGCACTTCCGAGCATGGAAAGTTGTAAGTAAAGAACAAAAATGGAAGCCGATTCCAAATGAGGTCGCAACGGCCAAACGCACTAAAACTTCCGAGTCCGGAAGTTATAGTGCGGGAGGCTCCACCGCTCGATGTCAAATCGACATAAACGACGACCCGGAAGATGACGAGGATGTCTTGCCCGTTCACGAGTCGGAACGTCCCCCCGGGAGGGACAAAGCAAAAAAAGAAGCGGCCGCAAAGCGAAAAGTGGCCGGCTCGAGTGGAGGTGGCGGCTCGAGTGGAGGTAGGGGCGAAAAGGCATCGTCAAAAATGGACGACTTGATAAGCGAATTCCGTTCGTTCAAACAGTTCGCGGCCGAAAAGTATTCTCACAAGAAAAACGTGTCGTCCGACTATGCTCGAGCGGAAGATTTTAGGATTATGCGATTGGATCTCGACTCGGTTCCGGAGGATGAACGCGAGGTTTATCGGAGGATGAAAGAAGAGGTGAAAAAAAAATGGACGTCGTAg
- the LOC110930611 gene encoding uncharacterized protein LOC110930611: MEEEGVALRLVRCPKCENVLPELPEYSVYQCGACGAVLKGKQLTPTSEKRSLENSDNENVTRVEPSTKEEVMLETSSQVKTESDEFEVGRRQGRMVHEKVPNLTPSSSSRKEKRDFFADSDKSRRRRLDFGPIRSRPGGLHRNASTVEKGRFGNLPYSNEGPSSSNLSSFNSFGDHVTHVTNNIGLNEFSKVQDLEKDRTELLKTLDELRTQLSRSCNVAESPNGRLNGPYHWPHHPPHQLSHQTPHHQYIPPTFHNPFLDYNQRDTLLHRPSCACSQCYNVNWQPLPPKVNPFSSYTSHETSYPLPEPLHYGPRHLPHHDGFGRRYPRRRVILTHGGERVSFPISGGAPFISCCNCFELLKIPKKVTFSGKNDHKTIKCAVCFALISLRLKDNKIVASFCSTVGQQKVNKRKSNRSPHSSVDYDECVYNFQLTDTEQSLSACGAEKKEESQNDVLTESLLKGQNDVLTESQRNNQERVIIDHDSKKYLKDALVASEIDVSLKDYSNGDVVSKENDRSKSKKAGNESFFAGLIKKRLRDFSRSSSGVDKVRSNVFVNGQLLTNRAVKKAEKLAGPIHPGEYWYDSVAGFWGVMNQPCLGIIPPFIEEFDHPMPKNCAAGNTRVFVNGRELNQKDLDLLAGRGLPTTKDRSYIVEISGKVVDEDTGEELDALGKLAPTVERVQHGFGMKVPKVVAT; the protein is encoded by the exons ATGGAGGAAGAAGGTGTAGCATTGAGATTGGTTCGTTGCCCTAAATGTGAAAATGTTCTTCCTGAGCTTCCTGAGTATTCTGTTTACCAGTGTGGAGCTTGTGGTGCTGTTCTTAAAG GAAAACAATTGACTCCCACAAGCGAAAAACGATCGTTAGAAAACTCCGATAACGAAAACGTTACAAGGGTAGAACCGTCCACGAAAGAAGAAGTTATGTTAGAGACTAGTTCTCAAGTTAAAACAGAAAGTGATGAATTTGAAGTTGGTAGAAGGCAGGGTAGAATGGTCCATGAAAAAGTTCCAAACTTGACCCCTAGCTCTTCATCAAGAAAAGAAAAACGCGATTTTTTCGCTGATTCGGATAAAAGTAGGCGAAGGCGGCTTGATTTCGGGCCCATAAGGTCAAGACCTGGTGGATTACATAGAAACGCTAGTACGGTCGAAAAGGGTAGATTTGGAAATTTACCATATTCGAACGAAGGTCCCTCGAGTTCGAACTTAAGTAGTTTTAACTCCTTTGGTGACCATgttacacatgttacaaacaATATTGGTTTAAATGAGTTCTCAAAGGTTCAAGATTTGGAAAAAGATCGAACCGAGCTTCTTAAAACGCTCGATGAATTGCGAACCCAACTTAGCCGATCATGCAATGTAGCCGAAAGCCCAAACGGACGATTAAACGGTCCGTATCATTGGCCACATCATCCGCCACATCAGCTGTCACATCAGACGCCACATCATCAATATATACCACCAACGTTCCACAACCCGTTTCTCGACTACAATCAACGCGACACCCTTCTTCACCGGCCCTCATGTGCTTGTTCGCAATGCTACAACGTAAACTGGCAACCGCTTCCTCCAAAGGTCAACCCGTTTTCTTCGTATACCAGTCACGAAACCAGCTACCCGTTACCCGAACCTCTACATTATGGTCCACGTCATCTGCCACATCATGACGGTTTTGGTAGAAGATATCCAAGAAGACGCGTAATTCTAACTCATGGAGGTGAACGTGTATCGTTTCCTATATCGGGTGGAGCCCCGTTTATAAGCTGCTGTAACTGCTTCGAGTTGTTGAAAATTCCGAAAAAGGTTACATTTTCGGGAAAGAACGATCACAAGACGATAAAATGCGCAGTTTGTTTCGCGTTGATATCGCTAAGACTCAAGGATAACAAAATTGTTGCTTCATTTTGTTCAACTGTTGGTCaacaaaaagtcaacaaaagAAAGTCAAACAGAAGCCCTCATAGCTCTGTTGATTATGATGAATGTGTTTATAATTTCCAGTTAACCGACAccgaacaaagtttatctgcctGTGGAGCTGAAAAGAAAGAAGAAAGTCAAAATGATGTGTTGACCGAAAGTCTTTTAAAAGGTCAAAATGACGTGTTGACCGAAAGTCAAAGAAACAATCAAGAAAGAGTGATTATTGATCATGATAGCAAGAAATATTTAAAAGATGCATTGGTGGCAAGTGAGATAGATGTATCGTTAAAGGATTATTCAAACGGCGATGTTGTTAGCAAAGAAAATGATCGGTCAAAGAGCAAGAAAGCGGGGAATGAATCGTTTTTCGCAGGTTTGATAAAGAAGAGGCTTAGAGATTTCTCGCGATCTAGTAGTGGTGTAGACAAAGTGCGATCGAATGTTTTTGTTAACGGTCAACTTTTGACCAATCGTGCGGTTAAAAAGGCTGAGAAGCTCGCAGGGCCTATTCATCCTGGAGAATACTG GTATGATTCCGTAGCGGGATTCTGGGGTGTGATGAACCAGCCTTGCCTCGGCATTATCCCG CCATTTATAGAAGAGTTTGACCACCCAATGCCCAAAAATTGTGCGGCTGGGAACACACGCGTTTTTGTGAACGGTAGAGAACTTAACCAGAAAGATTTAGATCTTCTTGCTGGCAGAGGTTTACCGACAACAAAAGATCGGTCCTACATTGTTGAAATTTCTGGGAAAGTTGTTGACGAAGATACAGGCGAAGAACTAGATGCTCTTGGCAAGCTTGCGCCAAC GGTTGAAAGAGTACAGCATGGGTTTGGCATGAAAGTCCCAAAAGTTGTTGCAACATGA